A single region of the Microbulbifer sp. MKSA007 genome encodes:
- a CDS encoding PspA/IM30 family protein, with protein sequence MSEGFIKRISRLISVSANAVVDSVEAAAPESVMEQAIREVDDAIADVRDQLGKVEASKYLNSRALSDENARHKRLAEQIDIAINEGRDDLAEVAIAKQMDIEAQLPILEKAINENEIEIKELGSYILALQGKKREMREQLQDFIAVNKKVSSRVTADEYGRDRKPKAQVEQATDAFNRAVGNTAISTFDSGIDASKLAELEEFARNNRVKERLAKIKSGADDIFIARPKPDLYRCADFIVYDSAS encoded by the coding sequence ATGAGTGAAGGGTTTATAAAGCGCATATCACGTTTAATCTCTGTGTCCGCCAATGCCGTCGTGGACTCGGTTGAAGCCGCTGCACCAGAGTCAGTGATGGAGCAGGCAATTCGGGAGGTGGATGATGCAATTGCAGATGTGCGAGATCAGCTAGGGAAGGTGGAGGCATCCAAGTATCTAAACAGTAGAGCGTTAAGCGATGAAAATGCTCGTCATAAGCGTTTAGCTGAACAAATTGATATTGCTATAAATGAAGGTCGTGATGATTTGGCTGAAGTCGCCATTGCCAAACAAATGGATATTGAGGCGCAACTTCCAATTTTAGAAAAAGCGATCAATGAAAATGAGATAGAAATAAAGGAACTAGGTTCCTATATTCTTGCCCTGCAAGGTAAGAAACGTGAAATGCGTGAGCAGTTACAAGATTTTATTGCAGTCAATAAAAAGGTAAGTAGTAGAGTTACTGCGGATGAATATGGCAGGGATAGAAAGCCAAAAGCCCAGGTAGAACAAGCTACCGATGCATTTAATCGAGCAGTAGGTAATACAGCTATATCGACATTTGACTCTGGGATAGATGCCAGCAAATTAGCAGAACTTGAGGAGTTCGCGCGAAATAATCGTGTGAAAGAACGTTTAGCCAAGATTAAATCGGGGGCTGATGATATTTTTATTGCAAGACCAAAACCTGATCTTTACCGGTGCGCTGATTTTATTGTTTATGATAGCGCTTCTTGA
- a CDS encoding flotillin domain-containing protein → MENLEVIGNLPVMVFIAGAVLVALIVIGTIFARLYTRASKERSFVRTGMGGQKVIMNGGALVLPVLHEIIPVNMNTLRLAVSRKEHQALITKDRMRVDVLAEFYLRVKPDVDAIANAAQTLGLRTLDPEALKEMIEGKFVDALRSVAAEMEMAELHEQRSQFVQKVQQVVSEDLLKNGLELEAVSLTGLDQTHKEFFNQDNVFDAEGLASMTRSIETRRKEVNDVEQETMVQIEKKNLEAERQKLEIDKEKRYAHLEQQRELENREAAQKADIAREQAEQERAARKAEIEAQREVSQSQIAAEQATKLLEIEKERRLKEQEIEGERILDEQRISKEKSVEIAKQERAIAVAEKSKEQSLADQQANVARAEAVKAEEQVRTAQDVEVAERDKRIEIIEAQKVAERQATGIKVMADAEKAAAEDKAEALRLQAAAEAEAIRIKVEADREKYAVDAEGQRLMNEAFNSLNEAQIALKKVLSLHENLPNIIRESVKPMESIEGMKIISVEGLNGVDGRASSGILDGEAESKGQSLPEALVGSALKHRAMAPLVDSLLKEAGVGDLNKTTEIDS, encoded by the coding sequence ATGGAGAATCTAGAAGTGATAGGAAACCTACCGGTTATGGTATTTATTGCCGGGGCTGTATTAGTGGCCTTAATTGTTATTGGAACTATTTTTGCGCGCCTGTATACAAGAGCCTCAAAAGAGCGCTCATTTGTGCGTACTGGTATGGGTGGTCAAAAAGTCATAATGAATGGAGGTGCATTGGTACTACCGGTTCTACATGAAATTATTCCTGTAAACATGAATACTTTGCGCCTGGCGGTTTCCCGTAAAGAGCACCAAGCACTTATTACCAAGGATCGTATGCGTGTTGATGTACTTGCTGAATTTTATCTGCGTGTAAAACCGGATGTAGATGCGATAGCCAATGCTGCACAGACTTTGGGGCTGCGTACTTTAGACCCCGAAGCATTAAAAGAAATGATCGAGGGTAAATTTGTTGATGCGTTACGCTCTGTAGCAGCTGAAATGGAAATGGCTGAATTGCATGAGCAGCGCAGCCAGTTTGTACAAAAAGTTCAGCAGGTAGTTTCCGAAGATCTATTAAAAAATGGATTGGAACTCGAGGCTGTATCTTTGACCGGTTTGGATCAAACCCATAAAGAATTCTTCAATCAGGATAACGTGTTTGATGCTGAGGGCCTCGCCAGCATGACCCGCTCTATTGAGACGCGTCGTAAAGAGGTCAATGATGTCGAGCAAGAAACTATGGTACAGATCGAGAAGAAAAACCTCGAAGCTGAACGCCAAAAGTTAGAAATTGATAAAGAAAAACGTTACGCACACCTGGAGCAGCAGCGCGAGCTGGAAAATCGTGAAGCTGCTCAGAAGGCGGATATTGCCCGTGAACAAGCAGAGCAGGAACGCGCAGCACGCAAGGCTGAAATTGAAGCCCAGCGTGAAGTGAGTCAATCCCAAATTGCTGCGGAACAGGCAACTAAGTTGCTGGAAATCGAGAAAGAGCGTCGCTTGAAAGAACAAGAGATTGAAGGTGAGCGTATTCTTGATGAGCAGCGTATTTCCAAAGAGAAATCAGTGGAAATTGCCAAGCAGGAACGTGCAATTGCTGTTGCAGAAAAGTCCAAAGAGCAATCCCTTGCGGACCAACAGGCCAACGTAGCTCGAGCTGAAGCAGTAAAAGCCGAAGAGCAAGTTCGCACGGCTCAGGATGTTGAAGTTGCAGAGCGTGATAAGCGCATTGAAATTATCGAAGCTCAAAAAGTAGCGGAGCGTCAGGCCACGGGTATTAAGGTAATGGCCGATGCAGAGAAAGCAGCTGCAGAGGATAAGGCTGAAGCATTGCGCTTGCAGGCTGCAGCTGAAGCTGAGGCTATTCGTATTAAAGTTGAAGCTGATCGTGAAAAATATGCGGTGGATGCTGAGGGGCAGCGCCTGATGAATGAAGCTTTCAATAGCCTTAATGAGGCCCAGATCGCACTTAAGAAGGTGCTCAGTCTGCACGAAAATCTTCCCAATATTATCCGTGAAAGCGTTAAGCCGATGGAAAGTATTGAGGGAATGAAAATTATCTCTGTTGAAGGCTTAAATGGTGTTGATGGTAGAGCAAGCAGCGGCATTTTAGATGGCGAGGCTGAATCCAAAGGACAAAGCTTGCCTGAGGCTCTGGTGGGTAGTGCTCTAAAACACCGAGCTATGGCGCCGCTGGTAGACTCGCTCTTAAAAGAAGCTGGAGTTGGCGACCTCAATAAGACTACTGAGATTGATAGTTAA
- a CDS encoding fumarylacetoacetate hydrolase family protein, whose protein sequence is MKLASLKSGRDGQLVVVSDDLTRMVPAGDIAPTMQSALDNWVSVSSELEKLHERLQNGEIQGEAFDQTLCASPLPRAYHWADGSAYVNHVELVRKARGAEVPESFYSDPLMYQGGSDTFLDPREPVKMPQSNGFGIDFEAEIAVITDDVPMGVSAEDALSHIKLVMLVNDVSLRGLIPAELAKGFGFYQSKPSSAFSPVCVTPEQLGENWSEGKLHLPLVSHLNGEKFGEPNAGVDMTFHFGQLVAHAARTRPLCAGTIIGSGTVSNKLDGGPGKPVAEGGVGYSCIAEIRMIETIQNGSASTPFMDFGNTISIEMLDDQGQSIFGRIEQTVEQV, encoded by the coding sequence GTGAAGTTAGCCAGCCTTAAATCCGGCCGCGATGGCCAATTGGTTGTTGTTAGCGACGATCTTACCCGTATGGTGCCAGCTGGGGATATTGCCCCCACCATGCAGAGTGCGTTGGACAATTGGGTATCTGTCAGCAGCGAGTTGGAGAAGTTACACGAGCGCCTGCAAAATGGTGAGATTCAAGGGGAAGCCTTTGACCAAACTCTGTGTGCTTCGCCTTTACCGCGCGCATATCACTGGGCCGACGGTAGTGCTTACGTGAATCATGTTGAGCTGGTGCGCAAAGCCCGCGGTGCTGAGGTGCCGGAGAGCTTCTACAGCGATCCGCTCATGTATCAAGGTGGTTCCGATACCTTCCTGGATCCACGCGAGCCGGTAAAGATGCCGCAAAGCAATGGCTTTGGCATCGACTTCGAGGCAGAAATTGCCGTGATCACCGACGATGTTCCTATGGGGGTGTCCGCTGAGGATGCACTGTCCCATATCAAGTTGGTAATGTTGGTCAACGATGTATCCCTGCGCGGATTGATACCTGCGGAACTGGCCAAAGGATTTGGTTTCTACCAGTCCAAACCCTCTAGTGCTTTCTCCCCTGTTTGCGTAACCCCTGAACAGCTGGGTGAAAACTGGAGCGAGGGTAAATTGCATCTGCCACTGGTTTCCCATCTGAATGGTGAGAAGTTTGGCGAGCCCAATGCCGGTGTGGATATGACCTTCCACTTCGGGCAACTGGTCGCCCACGCGGCCAGAACTCGTCCACTTTGCGCAGGCACCATTATTGGCTCTGGAACGGTGTCCAATAAGTTGGATGGCGGCCCCGGTAAGCCTGTAGCAGAAGGTGGTGTTGGTTACAGTTGTATTGCCGAGATTCGCATGATTGAGACCATCCAGAATGGCTCTGCAAGCACGCCATTTATGGACTTTGGAAATACCATTTCCATCGAAATGCTCGATGATCAAGGGCAATCTATCTTTGGACGTATTGAGCAGACTGTAGAGCAGGTTTAA
- a CDS encoding DnaJ domain-containing protein: MAFIKAMEYKDYYKILGLDRSADQAQIKRAYRKLARKYHPDVSKEEGAEEHFKEVNEAYEVLKDPEKRAAYDQLGSGFQSGQDFRPPPIGTRVLSFTVVDIPKLILKLLVTSLKACLAAAGFVRLMGKGSAALTVPRVKIPMPASQ, from the coding sequence TTGGCTTTTATTAAAGCCATGGAATACAAGGACTATTACAAAATACTCGGCCTGGATCGGAGTGCGGATCAGGCACAGATTAAGCGTGCCTATCGAAAATTAGCACGTAAATATCATCCGGATGTCAGCAAAGAGGAGGGCGCCGAAGAACACTTTAAGGAAGTAAATGAGGCCTATGAAGTATTGAAGGACCCAGAGAAGCGAGCTGCTTACGATCAGCTCGGCAGTGGTTTTCAGTCTGGCCAGGATTTCCGACCACCCCCAATTGGGACCAGGGTTTTGAGTTTCACGGTGGTGGATATACCGAAGCTGATCCTGAAGCTTTTAGTGACTTCTTTGAAAGCTTGTTTGGCCGCGGCGGGTTTCGTCAGGCTTATGGGCAAGGGCAGCGCCGCTCTTACAGTGCCCAGGGTGAAAATACCTATGCCCGCATCACAGTAG
- a CDS encoding DnaJ C-terminal domain-containing protein, translated as MFGRGGFRQAYGQGQRRSYSAQGENTYARITVDLEDSYRGGTRQVTLKHSVLGADGRPQLRERTLNIKIPKGITEGQQIRLAGQGEPGIGEGKPGDLYLEIAFNSHPLFHTEGKTVYLDLPLAPWEITLGAKVQVPTPDGPIKVTIPANSTNGKKLRLKGRGIPAKQPGDMYIVMQTVTPPATTDNEREAYRQFGDAFNFNPRQSMGG; from the coding sequence TTGTTTGGCCGCGGCGGGTTTCGTCAGGCTTATGGGCAAGGGCAGCGCCGCTCTTACAGTGCCCAGGGTGAAAATACCTATGCCCGCATCACAGTAGATCTCGAAGATAGTTATCGTGGCGGTACACGCCAAGTAACCTTAAAGCACTCGGTATTGGGTGCAGATGGGCGACCGCAACTGCGTGAGCGCACTCTTAATATAAAAATTCCCAAGGGGATCACTGAAGGGCAACAGATTCGCTTGGCTGGACAGGGTGAGCCTGGCATTGGAGAAGGTAAGCCTGGTGATCTCTACCTGGAAATTGCTTTCAACTCTCATCCCCTTTTCCATACAGAAGGTAAAACGGTTTACCTGGATTTGCCTTTGGCTCCCTGGGAGATAACGCTTGGAGCCAAGGTTCAGGTACCCACTCCCGATGGTCCCATTAAAGTGACCATTCCAGCAAACAGCACCAATGGTAAAAAACTGCGCCTCAAGGGCCGCGGTATCCCGGCAAAGCAGCCGGGGGATATGTATATAGTGATGCAAACTGTTACGCCGCCAGCCACTACTGATAATGAACGCGAGGCATACCGTCAGTTTGGCGACGCATTCAACTTCAATCCCCGCCAGTCCATGGGAGGATAA
- a CDS encoding chaperone modulator CbpM codes for MPKKVEQLSGVLLDEESELTLSELCRACGVPAERIIALVEEGIIEPRSREVQWRFSGICVRRVRRVYSLERDLGVNLAGAALAIELLEEIERLQAHLARLEKGRKR; via the coding sequence ATGCCTAAAAAGGTTGAGCAGCTTAGCGGTGTTCTCCTGGATGAAGAGAGTGAGTTAACTTTGAGTGAACTGTGTCGGGCTTGTGGTGTACCGGCGGAGCGCATTATTGCCTTGGTTGAGGAGGGAATTATTGAGCCGCGTAGCAGGGAAGTGCAGTGGCGCTTTAGCGGAATTTGTGTGCGCCGTGTGCGCCGGGTTTACAGCCTGGAGCGAGATCTGGGGGTAAATCTTGCCGGCGCTGCATTAGCGATAGAGCTGCTGGAAGAAATAGAGCGTCTTCAGGCGCATCTGGCACGGCTGGAGAAAGGTCGAAAACGCTAA
- the hppD gene encoding 4-hydroxyphenylpyruvate dioxygenase, whose product MADLFENPMGLNGFEFVEFTAPEKGILETVFTAMGFEKIARHRSKAVELWRQGDINFITNYEPNSHAYYYAQEHGPSACGLAFRVKDAKFAYEEALRKGAQPVHVNTGPMELHLPAIKGIGGATLYMIDRYEDGESIYDIDFIWEEGVERRPEGCGFHTLDHLTHNVYRGRMDYWAKYYEDLFNFREIRYFDIKGEYTGLLSKAMTAPDGKIRIPLNEEAAGGGGQIEEFLMKYNGEGIQHIAFACDDLIACWDRLKERGMEFMTPPPDTYYEMLEERLPGHGEPTEEFQSRGILLDGTTEGGQPRLLLQIFSANMLGPVFFEFIQRKEDEGFGEGNFKALFESIERDQLKRGVIKEKE is encoded by the coding sequence ATGGCCGACTTATTTGAAAACCCGATGGGACTTAACGGCTTCGAATTCGTAGAGTTTACAGCGCCGGAAAAAGGCATCCTTGAAACCGTTTTTACCGCCATGGGCTTTGAGAAAATCGCCCGTCATCGCTCCAAGGCAGTGGAGTTGTGGCGCCAGGGTGATATCAACTTCATCACTAACTACGAGCCCAACAGCCACGCCTATTACTACGCCCAAGAGCACGGTCCCTCCGCTTGTGGCCTTGCCTTCCGCGTAAAAGATGCCAAGTTCGCCTACGAAGAGGCCCTGCGTAAAGGTGCACAGCCTGTTCATGTGAATACTGGCCCGATGGAACTGCACCTGCCGGCAATCAAAGGTATTGGCGGTGCGACCCTGTACATGATTGACCGCTACGAAGATGGTGAGTCCATCTACGATATCGACTTTATCTGGGAAGAGGGCGTAGAGCGCCGCCCCGAAGGTTGTGGTTTCCACACCCTGGATCACCTTACCCACAACGTGTATCGCGGCCGTATGGATTACTGGGCCAAGTATTACGAAGACCTGTTCAACTTCCGCGAGATTCGTTACTTCGATATCAAAGGCGAATACACCGGCCTGCTGTCCAAGGCGATGACTGCACCGGATGGCAAGATCCGTATTCCGCTGAACGAAGAAGCAGCTGGTGGCGGCGGCCAGATCGAAGAGTTCCTGATGAAGTACAACGGCGAAGGTATCCAGCATATCGCCTTTGCTTGTGATGACTTAATTGCCTGTTGGGATCGCCTGAAAGAGCGCGGCATGGAGTTTATGACCCCGCCGCCGGACACCTACTACGAAATGCTGGAAGAGCGCCTGCCTGGGCACGGTGAACCTACTGAAGAATTCCAGAGCCGTGGCATCCTGCTGGATGGCACCACTGAGGGCGGCCAACCACGCCTGCTGCTACAGATTTTCTCCGCTAATATGCTCGGCCCGGTATTCTTTGAGTTTATCCAGCGCAAGGAAGATGAAGGGTTTGGTGAGGGTAACTTTAAGGCCCTGTTCGAATCCATTGAGCGCGACCAGCTCAAGCGTGGCGTCATTAAAGAAAAGGAATAA
- a CDS encoding YopT-type cysteine protease domain-containing protein has translation MPIWVDKTVLAVTGTRVNPVQQSVANHRGQLTYNFSQCKDPVKAQITIHEDTSGGVCEALSAFWIKHHSDGGSLWDWLMPAGALDEQHLFHVMTLQQAGTQDNQDRTTEAWLSTQNIFPTSQNVFGGAFPNGRGGNTIRGIHNPRRAQGQSGVFSPNALAREIILDQTGGAGCYKKIGLDGTFAGHAMAAWVAQDITFFDPNFGEFWFESRNSFFNWFTQSFWHNSMYSVGLSGGYEVRSYARRT, from the coding sequence ATGCCTATTTGGGTCGATAAAACCGTTCTCGCTGTAACTGGAACACGCGTAAACCCCGTACAACAATCTGTAGCCAATCATCGGGGTCAACTGACATACAACTTCAGCCAGTGTAAAGATCCGGTAAAAGCACAAATCACTATTCATGAAGATACTTCCGGTGGTGTTTGTGAAGCGCTTTCCGCTTTTTGGATCAAGCATCACTCTGATGGCGGGAGCTTGTGGGATTGGTTAATGCCGGCGGGCGCACTGGATGAACAACACTTATTTCATGTAATGACCCTGCAACAAGCGGGCACTCAGGACAACCAAGACAGAACTACAGAAGCCTGGCTGAGCACACAAAACATCTTCCCCACCAGCCAAAATGTATTTGGTGGCGCTTTCCCGAATGGCCGGGGAGGAAATACTATTCGAGGCATTCACAATCCTCGTAGAGCGCAAGGGCAGAGTGGCGTTTTCTCTCCCAATGCTTTGGCCAGGGAGATTATTTTGGATCAAACTGGCGGTGCTGGTTGCTATAAGAAGATAGGCCTTGATGGCACTTTCGCTGGTCATGCAATGGCTGCCTGGGTTGCGCAGGACATTACTTTCTTTGACCCCAACTTTGGTGAATTCTGGTTTGAATCCAGAAATTCCTTCTTTAATTGGTTTACCCAATCATTTTGGCATAACTCTATGTATTCAGTAGGGCTAAGCGGTGGCTATGAAGTTCGCTCTTACGCTCGCCGCACATAA
- a CDS encoding glycerophosphodiester phosphodiesterase family protein, giving the protein MKRSTIGKTVALTALFGLGAIYLPNASWLATAQQGKPILIAHRGVYQTYNRDNLARDECTAVRIHTPQHHYLENTIPSMEAAFSHGADIVEIDVHPTIDGDFAVFHDWTIDCRTDGTGVTREQSIKDLKKLDIGYGYTFDGGKTFPFRGQGVGLLPTLKEVLLHFPSKQFLINIKSNDPTEADRLDNYLRLHQLPINSRLMIYGGDRPIKRIRQLRPNALAFSKTSAKQCALQYALFGWSGYFPESCRNSIVVAPNTWRWALWGWPNRYSERVAKANSLVMAVDHKNGKRGLPGIYTLEELSFLPEGYSGAIWIEKIELIGPYLKSRQ; this is encoded by the coding sequence ATGAAGAGAAGCACCATTGGCAAAACCGTCGCGCTAACGGCCCTATTTGGACTCGGTGCAATTTACCTTCCCAATGCCTCTTGGCTGGCGACAGCCCAGCAAGGAAAACCGATCCTGATTGCCCATCGCGGTGTCTACCAAACTTACAACCGGGATAATTTAGCCCGTGACGAGTGCACCGCCGTCCGTATCCATACCCCGCAACACCACTACCTGGAAAACACGATTCCCTCTATGGAAGCTGCCTTTTCCCATGGCGCGGACATTGTCGAAATCGACGTCCATCCCACCATTGATGGCGACTTCGCAGTATTTCACGACTGGACCATAGACTGCCGCACGGATGGAACAGGTGTGACCCGGGAACAGTCCATAAAGGACTTAAAGAAGCTGGATATTGGTTACGGCTATACCTTTGATGGCGGCAAGACATTTCCCTTTCGTGGCCAAGGGGTGGGCTTACTTCCCACTTTAAAAGAAGTCTTACTGCACTTTCCCAGCAAGCAGTTTCTGATCAATATTAAGAGTAATGATCCGACAGAAGCAGACCGATTGGATAACTATCTTCGGCTACACCAATTGCCTATTAATTCCCGGCTTATGATCTACGGCGGCGATCGCCCAATTAAAAGGATACGGCAGCTGCGGCCAAATGCATTGGCCTTCAGCAAGACAAGCGCCAAACAATGTGCTTTGCAATATGCACTGTTCGGTTGGAGTGGCTACTTTCCCGAGTCTTGCCGGAACAGTATTGTTGTTGCACCCAATACCTGGCGATGGGCTTTGTGGGGCTGGCCCAATCGCTACTCTGAACGAGTGGCCAAAGCCAATAGCTTGGTGATGGCAGTGGACCATAAAAATGGCAAGCGGGGCTTGCCCGGTATTTACACACTGGAAGAGCTCAGTTTTCTACCCGAAGGATATAGCGGAGCTATTTGGATTGAGAAGATCGAGCTGATTGGCCCATATCTAAAATCAAGACAATAG
- a CDS encoding VOC family protein, with amino-acid sequence MGIKRIHHVAYRCRDAKETVEFYRDLLGMDFQLAIAENEVPSTGEPDPYMHVFMDAGMGNVLAFFEIPNSPEMGRDENTPKWVQHIAFEVESMEEMLETKARLEAAGVDVLGPTNHTIFQSIYFFDPNGHRIELAANTAKPGMHKELKRVAEDMLEEWSRTKKAPRHAAWMHGEEEFVEKTEGEAQ; translated from the coding sequence ATGGGCATTAAGCGCATTCACCACGTGGCGTATCGCTGTAGGGACGCCAAGGAGACAGTGGAATTCTACCGCGATCTTCTCGGCATGGACTTCCAGCTGGCCATTGCCGAAAACGAGGTACCCTCAACCGGTGAGCCGGACCCTTACATGCACGTCTTTATGGATGCGGGTATGGGGAATGTGCTTGCCTTCTTCGAAATCCCCAACTCCCCGGAGATGGGGCGCGATGAGAACACACCCAAATGGGTGCAGCATATCGCTTTCGAAGTAGAGTCCATGGAAGAAATGCTTGAGACCAAAGCGCGACTGGAAGCGGCCGGAGTCGACGTACTCGGCCCTACCAATCACACTATCTTCCAGTCGATCTACTTCTTCGACCCCAACGGCCATCGTATCGAGCTGGCCGCCAATACCGCCAAGCCCGGAATGCATAAAGAGCTGAAGCGGGTTGCTGAGGATATGTTGGAAGAGTGGTCACGTACTAAAAAAGCCCCAAGGCACGCCGCCTGGATGCATGGGGAAGAAGAATTTGTGGAAAAAACTGAAGGGGAGGCACAGTGA
- a CDS encoding calcium/sodium antiporter, whose protein sequence is MLLAAAAIIAGFIVLVWSADRFVDGAAATAKHCGMPTLLIGMVIVGFGTSAPEMVVSAIAALNGNPGLALGNAYGSNIANTGLILGFSALLIPLSVHSKIVRKELPLLLAITLLSGAFLWNDRLERWEGIVLLFGFFALIGWSIFSAMRNKGDQLEGEVETELEDNPMPLGTAIFWLVAGLVLLIVSSRILVWGAVTIAESLGVSDLVIGLTIVALGTSLPELAATLVAARKGEHDIAIGNVVGSNMFNLLAVVGIAGTIAPMNNVPHEVLSRDWPMVLGLTIALFIFAYGFKGQGRINRWEGSALLMAYLVYTGYLVGTITKAAL, encoded by the coding sequence ATGCTTCTCGCCGCTGCTGCCATCATTGCCGGCTTTATTGTGCTAGTCTGGAGTGCCGACCGCTTTGTGGATGGAGCTGCCGCCACGGCCAAACATTGCGGCATGCCCACATTATTAATTGGTATGGTGATCGTCGGCTTTGGCACTTCTGCCCCTGAGATGGTGGTCTCAGCCATTGCCGCATTAAACGGCAACCCAGGCCTGGCCCTGGGTAATGCCTATGGCTCCAATATTGCCAATACCGGTCTGATTCTCGGCTTCAGTGCCCTACTGATCCCCCTCTCGGTCCACTCAAAGATTGTGCGTAAAGAGCTGCCACTGCTGCTGGCAATCACCCTGCTCAGTGGTGCCTTCCTGTGGAATGACCGCTTGGAGCGCTGGGAGGGCATTGTTCTGTTATTCGGTTTCTTCGCCTTGATCGGCTGGAGTATCTTTTCTGCCATGCGCAATAAAGGTGACCAGCTTGAGGGAGAAGTAGAAACTGAGCTGGAAGACAACCCTATGCCACTCGGAACTGCCATATTTTGGTTGGTAGCGGGACTGGTGCTATTGATTGTCAGCTCCCGAATTCTCGTATGGGGAGCAGTCACCATTGCTGAATCTTTGGGGGTTAGTGACCTGGTAATAGGCCTGACTATTGTTGCCCTGGGAACCTCACTGCCGGAACTGGCCGCAACCTTAGTGGCCGCACGAAAAGGTGAGCACGATATCGCCATCGGTAACGTTGTCGGCTCCAATATGTTCAATCTTCTGGCGGTGGTTGGCATTGCTGGCACCATTGCTCCCATGAACAACGTACCCCACGAGGTGCTATCCCGGGACTGGCCGATGGTTCTGGGCCTCACAATCGCCCTGTTTATTTTTGCCTACGGCTTCAAAGGCCAGGGCCGGATCAATCGCTGGGAAGGCTCCGCGCTGCTTATGGCATACCTCGTATATACCGGCTACCTAGTGGGAACCATTACCAAAGCTGCACTCTGA
- a CDS encoding YqiJ family protein: MQDQNLIFTGALILLFMIALLEGIMTLIGVGISDLLDNLLPDFDVDVPDTGLSGGMTKLLGWLRFGEVPALILLVTFLVSFGVTGLVAQMLIESLVGYLLPGGLLAVAVFFLALPQVRFVGNIMRRFAVGDESEAVERNSFIGRVAIITIGKAEIGSPAEARFSDEYGTTHYVMVEPDESETFNQGDKVLLVEELGAHFRVTRPSSIHLMENN; the protein is encoded by the coding sequence TTGCAAGACCAAAACCTGATCTTTACCGGTGCGCTGATTTTATTGTTTATGATAGCGCTTCTTGAAGGCATCATGACATTGATTGGTGTTGGTATTTCAGATTTACTGGATAATTTATTACCAGATTTTGATGTTGACGTGCCAGATACAGGGTTGTCTGGGGGGATGACTAAGCTGCTTGGGTGGTTGCGTTTCGGTGAAGTTCCTGCACTTATACTGTTAGTAACTTTTCTGGTTAGCTTTGGAGTGACCGGCCTAGTAGCCCAAATGCTCATAGAGTCTCTTGTTGGATATTTATTGCCAGGCGGTTTACTTGCTGTGGCAGTCTTTTTTCTTGCGCTACCTCAGGTACGTTTTGTTGGCAACATTATGCGGCGCTTTGCTGTGGGTGATGAATCCGAGGCAGTTGAGAGAAATTCCTTTATTGGCCGTGTAGCTATTATTACGATCGGTAAAGCAGAAATCGGTTCACCAGCAGAAGCACGTTTTAGTGATGAATACGGAACTACACATTATGTGATGGTGGAACCGGATGAAAGTGAAACATTTAATCAGGGGGATAAGGTGTTACTGGTTGAAGAGCTGGGAGCACATTTTCGAGTAACACGCCCCAGCAGTATACATCTTATGGAGAATAACTAA